The Roseimicrobium gellanilyticum sequence GGTGATGAGGCGGGCGGGGCCGTACTCACGCGTCACACCGGGCTTCACGGTGCCACCATGCTTGATGTTCAGGAGCTGCATGCCGTAGCACACGCCCAGAACCGGCACTCCAAATGCCTTAAGCTTCTCAAAATCAACGTCAGGCGCATCCTTCTCCGAGGTGCTGCGGGGGCCACCGCTCAGGATGATGGCACCCGGGCCCTTCAGCTCGCCGAGCTTCTCAGGAGCGTAGAGGTGGGACACAAAACCCAGCTCGCGCACACGGCGCACAATCAGCTGGCTGTACTGGGAGCCGTAATCAAGTACTGCGACTTCGCCTTCGGTGGTCATAGATGGAAGGCGAAAGTCATTCGTTCGGATTCGGGCCATGTCAAAGCGGAATCTTGGGGGAGTAGGCTGGGGTGGGCGCGGCAACTGCGGGAAAAGAGCGACTGCGCGTCCTTGGAGACATCCCTCCGGAGAAGACTCCCGCGAAAATCCAAGGCACCTTAACTACTTAATGATGACTTAGCCGCAGATGCGACTCGTAGTTTTTCCGTGCTTGCCAATGTGCCGGTTTTTCGTCAGGTTTGGCGCACCGAGTTCCAAGGGCCAAATCTACCATGGCGGCGAAAGCGATTGCCTTCATCAACTTCAAGGGTGGCGTGGGAAAGACCGCGGCCACCGTGAACATCGGCGCGTGCCTCGCCTACTACCGGCGGAAGCGGGTGCTTATTGTGGATCTGGATGCCCAGTGCAACTCCAGCTTCTGGCTCATGCCGCCTCTCGTGTGGAAGGAGCACATCGGAAATGGGGAGCACTCGACCTATCAGCTTTTCCGGGATGCCATCATGAAGTCGAAGGAGTTCGACTTCGAGAAGGCGGTGCTCAAGGGCATGCCGCGCGCTACGGTGCCGCTCATCAAAGACCTGGACCTGCTGCCAGCAGCAGTGGAGCTCATCAAGGTCGAAGAACAGCTCCAGCAGAACAAACACGCGAAGTTCTACGAATTCGTGGCCAAGGCGCTGAAGCCACAGTACGAGCGGTATGATTACATCCTCTTCGACTGCCCGCCGAACACCTATTCGGTGACAAAGAATGCCCTCTACGCGGCAGACTACTGCGTCATCCCCTACCTGCCGGACTTCCTTTCGCTCTCCGGTTTTCAGATTTTCGCGAAGCTGGTGGATGACATCAGCGAACTTTACTCCTGGCAGAAATCCAGCCGTCACAAGACGAGCATCGCCGCGGTGCTGGTGAGTCACTACCGCACGGGATTGAAGGATCACGACAAGAGCCTCGCTGACCTGCGCATCATGCTCTCCCTGCTGAAGTCCCAGGGACTCGTACATGCCAAGGCCGACCTGCTGGAGCCCCCCATCCGTCTGAGCAAGGACGTGGCGGAGTCCACGAACCAGCATCAGCCGGTCATCCTCACTGCACCCAACAGCATCGGAGCGGCAGACTACCACGACCTCGCCAAGGCCTTCGACGACCACTTCTCCAACCTGCCATGAACGATCTCACTGCACGACTGCGCAAGCTTGCCGCGCTGCTGGAGGAAAAGGGCGCGGAGTTGGAAGGCAAAAGCTGGAACACCGCTGTGACCGGCTTCGGCAAGGCGCTCGCGAAATTCGAGGGCTCTGCCGAAGATGCCGCAAAAGGACTCGCTCCAGGGCTGCGGGATCTGGGCAAGCTCTTCGAATCACCCGACAAGAAATTGCTCGATGAGTCGGTGATGAAGAAGCTCTACAAGGAGATCCTCGACGCCAGAACGCCCAAGGACGTGACCGCCGCGAAGATGCGGGCCGCATTTCTCACCGAAGTGAAGAAGCAAGGAGGCACCGCTGCGAAGAAAGCGCTGAACCTGGCGCAGGAGGTGATCTCCGAACTGAAAGCCCCGAAGGAAAAGCCCTCCAAGGAGGCGGATAAGCTTCGGCTAGAACTGCATCGCCTCGGCATGCTGGCGGATGATGACCAGCGCGAGTATGAGCTGGCAAAACGTTTCAGCGACAAGGCAGATCTCAAGCGCCTGGCGCAGGCTGCGGGCCTGCCGGTGGCGAAGGATGCGAAGAGGCCTGCACTGGCGACTGCCGTGCTGACTGCCGCGAAGCGGGTGGCGGCGCATACGGTGCCGGTCTAGTCAGCAGCCGGTGCAGGGTTCAGAATAACAAACGAACGTATCCACCAGTAGAAAGCTCTTGGGTAAGGAGAATAGGCGACAGCCTCCTTCGGTAGGGTGCTGCTGCGTCGGCACCCTAATCAGGTGGGGCTCGGGGAGGTGCGGAGCGAATGGTGTTGCGTGCCCCCCAAGGTAAAAACACGCAGTTCCACACCACCTCCGCCCACGGAAGTTTGGGTGCCGACGCAGCAGCACCCTACCAGGATCCTGCAAGCGCTTGCCACGCGCTCACAGAATCTTCAACTCAGCTTCCGCTACACCGTAATCCTCAGCCCCACTATCTTCCCATCTAGAATGGTCAGCCGGTGCTTCAGCTCGATGGGACTGCCATCGAAGTTCCCGGATACCATGCCGGTGATGACGCACACGCAGCCGCTGTCTTCTTCCTTGTAGCTGTTAGGTTCGAACATGGGCTGGTACTTTTGGTGGGCTTCTTCGATCCATGCGCGGATGGCGGCAGGGCCGTGGTGTTCATGACCTTCGTCGTGCACCACAGCATCAGGAGCGAAGAGGTCGGCGAAGGCCCCGTACTCCCGAGCGTTCATGTGCAGGACATAGGCGGCGGGCAGCGGCAGGAGCGAGAGGGCAGAGAGGAGCATCATGGCGGTATTCCGGTTGGGTTTCATGACTCACGAGGTGGATTCGCAGGCATTCTCGCCCATCCCACTGACAGCCCTATGTCAGGAGGGGTTTGGGAAATTGCATAACCCAGAAAGTAGTCCGCCGGGCTCCGGCGGGTCAGGTGAGTCCAAACGGCAACGTGACCCCCACCCGGCCATCAGAACCCAGAGTGACCCGGGTCGTCGACACATTCGGAATCTTCGCCGATTGCTGCCACGCCCGGAATGCCGGCATGCTGCCTATCGCCTGCTCCAGTGAAGGGCAAAAGCACCGCCACAACACCGCGCGGATGAAAAACTCATGGCATACCAGCACCGCCTGCTGTGCCTGCCGCTTCTGAAGCCATCGCAAGGTGAACTCCACGCGCTCCATGAAATCCGCGAACGACTCCGCCCCTTCTCCATCGCGATGGTCGGAATGACCACGGCTCCAGAATGCCTCGACCGCATGACGCCGGTCTTCGTTCGTGGTGCCACGCCACTGCGCTGGCGCCAGATACGTGAACTCCTGAATGGGCAGCGTCACTATCTCCACCCGCGGAAAGCGACGCAGCAAGGGTGCCGCAGTCTGCTGTGCCCGGAGAAACGGCGACACCGCGATCACGGATGGCTTGAAAGGAAATGCCCTGCCGAATTCCTCCGCTTGTTGCAGCCCCAGTTCAGTCAACGGAATCGACCCCGGATCCTGTGTAACCAAACCCGCATTCCCCGCGCTCTCCGCGTGCCTGATGAAGAAAGCGTCAAAACCCATGCGCAAATCCACTACCCCACAAACCTCACCTGCATCCCCACAGCCTTCTCCAGCAGGCGGAGGTATTCATCCCGCGGAATCTCCCGTCCGCCAAACATCGCGAGGTGGGGCGTAGTCCACTGGGTGTCGTGAAGGATGAAGCCCTTCTGCTGGAGATGATCCATCAGCCAGATGAGGGAGGCCTTGGACCCGCCGGTGCGGCGGCTGAACATGGACTCGCCGAAGTACGCTCCGCCGATGGCCACGCCGTACAGGCCGCCGATAAGTTCATCCCCCTCCCAGGTCTCCACGGAGTGGGCGTAACCCAGCTTGTGCAGAAGCTCATAGCTCTGCATGATCTCACGGGTGATCCAGGTCTCGCGTCGCTGCGCACAGCCCTGCAGGACCAGGGAAAATGCGGTATTCACCCGGACCTCAAGCTCCCGCTTGGCCAGCTCGGTGCGCGTACTGCGCGGCACCCGGAATTCATCGATGGGCAACACCCCCCGGGGATCTGGGGAGAACCACGAGAGCCGGCCATTTTCCATCCCCATGGGGAAAATGCCGTTGCAGTAGGCGCTGATCAGCAGTCGGGGTTCGAGTGCGGACACGTGTGGATTGGACGGGAAGAGGGACACCTGTGTTTGGTGTCTGGGAGTATGGTGGCGTTGAGTCGATCCCGCAACTTTCTGGATGGGGATGTGTGATGAGATGGGAGTCAGGGGGATGCGGGGACTGCATGAATGGCCGCAAAAGAACGCAAAGGGATTCGGAGGTTAGGGCTTCTGCCCTGACGGTGGGCGTTGGGCCTTCTGGCCCGACAGATGAAGGCCTCACTAGGTTGCGGGTGTGCGGCGCATTGAGTTAGGACGCAGAACAGCTGTTGCTGTCAGGCCAGAAGGCCTAACGCCCACTGTCGGGCCGGAAGGCCCAACCTCCTTCTTGAGATTTCCCTTTCCTCTCCCCTGCCGCGCTCTTTACTCTGGGGCCCCAGCAGCCCATCACCCGTTCCCATGCGCAAAGGCATCTATCCCGGCAGTTTTGATCCCATCACCAATGGTCATCTGGATGTGCTGGCACGGGCGGCACGGCTTTTTGACGAGCTTGTGGTCGCAGTGGCGCGGGACAACCAGAAGGCCAGCCTCTTCACCATGGAGGAACGCGTGGCCATGATTGAGGCCTCGGCGAAGGAGATGGGGCTGGAGAATGTGCGCGTGACCCTTTTCTCGGGTTTGCTTGTAGAGTTCGCCAAGGAACAACAGGCCTGCGCGGTCGTGCGCGGTCTGCGGGCCATCTCCGACTTCGAGTTCGAGTTCCAGATGGCGCTCATGAACCGGAAGCTGGACCCGCAGGTGGAGACGATTTTCCTCACGCCCCGTGAAGAATTGACCTATATCAGCTCACGGATCGTAAAAGAAATAGCAAGACTTGGTGGAGACATCAGCGCCTTTGTGCCCGAAAGTGTGGCCAAGGCGTTGCGCAAGAAGCTCGGCTGAAATGCCCCCTTCCCGCTCT is a genomic window containing:
- a CDS encoding ParA family protein; translation: MAAKAIAFINFKGGVGKTAATVNIGACLAYYRRKRVLIVDLDAQCNSSFWLMPPLVWKEHIGNGEHSTYQLFRDAIMKSKEFDFEKAVLKGMPRATVPLIKDLDLLPAAVELIKVEEQLQQNKHAKFYEFVAKALKPQYERYDYILFDCPPNTYSVTKNALYAADYCVIPYLPDFLSLSGFQIFAKLVDDISELYSWQKSSRHKTSIAAVLVSHYRTGLKDHDKSLADLRIMLSLLKSQGLVHAKADLLEPPIRLSKDVAESTNQHQPVILTAPNSIGAADYHDLAKAFDDHFSNLP
- a CDS encoding nuclear transport factor 2 family protein, which produces MKPNRNTAMMLLSALSLLPLPAAYVLHMNAREYGAFADLFAPDAVVHDEGHEHHGPAAIRAWIEEAHQKYQPMFEPNSYKEEDSGCVCVITGMVSGNFDGSPIELKHRLTILDGKIVGLRITV
- a CDS encoding histidine phosphatase family protein; translated protein: MGFDAFFIRHAESAGNAGLVTQDPGSIPLTELGLQQAEEFGRAFPFKPSVIAVSPFLRAQQTAAPLLRRFPRVEIVTLPIQEFTYLAPAQWRGTTNEDRRHAVEAFWSRGHSDHRDGEGAESFADFMERVEFTLRWLQKRQAQQAVLVCHEFFIRAVLWRCFCPSLEQAIGSMPAFRAWQQSAKIPNVSTTRVTLGSDGRVGVTLPFGLT
- the aat gene encoding leucyl/phenylalanyl-tRNA--protein transferase produces the protein MSALEPRLLISAYCNGIFPMGMENGRLSWFSPDPRGVLPIDEFRVPRSTRTELAKRELEVRVNTAFSLVLQGCAQRRETWITREIMQSYELLHKLGYAHSVETWEGDELIGGLYGVAIGGAYFGESMFSRRTGGSKASLIWLMDHLQQKGFILHDTQWTTPHLAMFGGREIPRDEYLRLLEKAVGMQVRFVG
- the coaD gene encoding pantetheine-phosphate adenylyltransferase, with product MRKGIYPGSFDPITNGHLDVLARAARLFDELVVAVARDNQKASLFTMEERVAMIEASAKEMGLENVRVTLFSGLLVEFAKEQQACAVVRGLRAISDFEFEFQMALMNRKLDPQVETIFLTPREELTYISSRIVKEIARLGGDISAFVPESVAKALRKKLG